TAACTCGGATAGGTAATTATCCACGCTCCGGCGCTCAAACGTCGCTCCCCGCTGTTTTAGATTGTGGAAGATAACAGCGGGCGGGAGGTCCAGACCCGACTCAACGAGGAGTCCGAGGACCATGCGTTTCCGCTCCTCTTTGCCCATATTACCTCCATCGGTGGCCAACTGTAAATTTGTCCCGGAGCGTACAGGTTTGGTAAGTTCAGTGCATTCCCGCTCTGTCCGTTCCATAGTTACACCATACGTTGCAAACTTTTTAGTAGTTGCGCAAAGGTGCGCTAGTTAGGAACGGCTTACCCCCGCCTGGCTGACGCCCAAGTTGGAAAACGAGGACCCGGCCGCCCAGGCCGGGGGTGGTCGCTCCGCACGACCCACTATGACACCCGACACGGACGCGGTAAAAGACAGGTCGCATCGATCGCGCAACCACTTCCGCCCGACGACGACCGGCCGACCCCCCACCCGCATGCGGGGGTGGTCGGCGATCAGTTTCACTTTCAGTCCGCCCAAGAACTACGGCCTTTACGTCCCCCATCGTCAGTCTCGGCCGTCAATGTCGAGTCAGGTGCCCGACGACAGTGAGGATGGACGACGGACGATCGATTTGAACGACGAGACCGACCGCTGGCGCTACACATGCCCGAACGGGCATCGGCAGTGGGAGCCGACGAATCACCACTTTTGGTGTGCCTCGTGTGCCCGCCAGCGCGGCCAGGAGGCGACCTTTCACGCGCTACACGACCGCAAGACCGATCAGGAGTTAGAGCGCATCGAAGTCCGGCTGGTCGACGGGATCGGTCCCTACGACGGCGATCTCGATCGGAAGGTGGTCGCCGATGACTGATCTGGCTTGCCCGTGGTGTCACGAGCCCGCGCGAGACGCCGCCGGGCCGATGTTCGTCTGCGATGCCGAGTGTCCCGTGTCGTCGTTCACGCGCGAGGAGGTGCCGAGCGTATGAGCGACGACGATCCGGCGTTCGAGTTCGAGGCGAAGATCCAGCGCGGGAACGGGACCGACGACCGCGACACGTTCAAAGCGTCGGTGAGCGCGGAGACGATCGACGAACTCGACTCGAAGGTTGCCGACATGCGCCGGAAGATCGAAGACTGGGCCGTCGATTTCCGGCAGATTCAGCCCGCCGATGCGCGACGGGTGCCCGAGGACCAAGCGACGCTTGAGGAGGGATCGGCATGAGCCAGCGCGCACTCCAGCGCGGAGAGATCGCGATCGCGCCGGGTCGCTGTGCCTGCGGTCGCCAGGCAGCCGGGTACGACGCCATGCGGGAGGCCCCGGTCTGTCCCGTGTGTGCGCGCTCGCTTGGGGGTGACGTCGATGGGTGACGCCGTCGCGGAACTCCTCGACAAGATCGCCGACACGTGGGACCAGGACGACCCGCGCGTGTTGCTGTTCGAGGACGAAAACCGGAGTTGTGTCGCCGACGTCGACGGGGAGCTACGATTACTGTCGAGCGGGCTCGTCTACGCCCGCCGCCTCGAAGAGACAGACGTCCGCGTGGCCGCCGATCGGCACGGCATCCCCGAAGTGGTCCCGCTGTCGGCGGAGCGCCACCGCTTCGAGAAACGGCACTTCGAGGACGTCGCCGACGTGGAGGAGGGGGCCGTCGCATGACCTGTCCCAACTGCGGTAGCACCCGCATTCGCCCGGAAGCCGGCTGTGCGTTCTGCCCCGACTGTGGGTACAGCGAGTGTGGAGGTGGGCACGCGTGATCGACACCGCAACCCCCAACCCGCATGCGGGGGGTGGTCGCCCATGAGCCAGGCCGGCTCCACAGAGGCCGACATTCCCGACGCCGAGGAAGCCGCCCTCGAAGAACTGTACGACCTACGTGAGGAACTCAAGCTCGTCGCCGAAGCGGACGTCGCGTACGCGAAGTACGCCGAAAACGGGCTCGAACGCCTGCGAGAGGCCGGCTACGATGTCTGAGTCAGTCGATCAACTCGCTCCGGATCGAGACGTCGTCGCCCAGCCGGGATTCGATCGTCATGATCGCGTCGGCCAGCTCCGCGTCGACGTCGCGAACGGCCTCCATGGCCTCCCGGCGCTGGGTCTCGGCTTTCTCGACGGCGGCCTGGGAGAGGGCTTGCCCACACCACACACAGCCGTCTTTCTCCCGGGGCGTCTTTTGCTCACAGCGCGGACAGACCACCGGACCGACGGGATCGGGCTCGTCGCGGTCGACGTCGAGGCCGTGGGCGCGGGCAATCTCGCGCTCGTTGGCGTCGTCGAAGACCGAGATATACCGGGCGGCGACGTCGCTGCCACGCGTCCAGCCGTGGTGTTCTTCGAGGTGGGCCTGACTGACGCCCTGGCTGGCCAGGAAACTCGCCGAGGACTTGCGGAAGTTGGTGGGCGTGACCGGCTTTGTGACGCCAGCCCGATCGGCGACGTCTTTCAATGCATCGCGGACGCGGTTGTTCGAGATCGCCTCCGGCGACGTGAGTTTGCACCACAGCGGATCGTCGTCGTCGCCGGGATGATCGTCGAGCCAGCGGCGGACGTAGGGGACCGACGGGACCAACACGGGCGAGCGCCGGCCGTTCTTGCCGTCCAGGGTGACCTGGAGACCGTAGTCGTGGTCCGTGATCGCCCCCGGTTTCAGGTCGAACAACTCCCCCGGGCGCGGGCCCAGGTCCCACGCGAGGGCGACGAGGGCGCGATCGCGGGAGTTGAGGCAGGCATCGAGCATCGGCTGGATGTCCTCGTCCCAGCCGAGCATCTCGGTCGGATCCGGGGCGGGATCGTAGTTGCTCGGGTAGCCACCGGGCACCCAGGCGACGCTGTCGGGATAGTCGTCGCCGTCGGTGAGGATCCGGCCGATCGTGCGGAGCGTGACCCGGTAGTCCTTGTTGGTCTCGGGACTGCCAGTCTGTTCGGCGTTGATCCAGCGGACGATCGCCTCGGCGGCCTCGCGATCGTCCATGGCGTCGGCGAGCCCGCCGACGGATTTCGCGATGTTGAGGCCGCGCATCAGGAGGAACTCGTGGCGATGCTCAGAGAACTTACTCGCACCCATCAGACGGATTTGATCGGAGAGATCGAGCAACAGCGTCCGGTCGGCCTCGCTGATATCGTACTCGCGGGCCTGGAGTCGAGACCGCATCGTCTCGATCGAGGCCGCGGGGTCGTCGGTCATATCGACAACCGAACGGCCGTCGGGTATGTAAAGGTCGGGTATGGAGCCCTCCCCGGGCATACTTTATCCGTGGCTCGCGTCGGCGAGCCACTGCTCTGAGAATGCGTTGTGGCGGGCGGAGAATCCTCTGAGGGAGAGACATATTCGGGTTCTCGTCGTTCGGTAGCCCTCCCCGGGCACTCTTCTGTAACCTCGTCTATCCACGAAGAAGGGATGGTCAGCGTTTCGAGATTGTTCCCAGACTCACGCCGCTTCGCGGACACCACGCTATCGATAGCCATCGCACAACGAGAGTGAGAACGACCAGCGAGGGCCACGTACTTCGGCTCCTTGAGAGAATAGAGACCGTTCCAGCGATCACAAGTCCGAACCCGACAACGCCGGTCAGTGACCCGATGTCGGCCGCCCCCCTGTACGCGAAGCCATCGATTGCAGCGACGAGAGGCTGAACAGACTCTCTCACGGCGGCGCTAGTGATCCTCCCGGTTGGGCCATCTTATTCAGAACGTGACTGTCTGGTCGGCGTACGTGTGCTAACTTGTCTCGGAAATATTTCGAAACTTTCATGTACTGGGGTAAATAACGATTTCGTGGCCGCGAGCTACAGGTTGTCCACCCATAGTCCACAACAGACACCCTGTGTCTGCGGCCCTTTTGATACCTCACACCCGCTACGGTAGCGTCTCGCGTTCGTGATCGCAGTCGGCAACGTAACAGATACAGCGAACGAAAAGTCCGCCTGAAGTAGCGTGGGTGCCGGCCAGCGACTAAGCGGGCATCGAGGGGCTACGCCAGTCCAGGGTTTCGAGTTGCGATCCGTGATCTACACGAGCCGGTCGTCGTGAGTATCGTCGTTCGACGACCGGTCGGCGAGGGGGAACGCGATCGCAGTTAGAATGTCCCCATGCGTCCGCTTGTCTCTCCGTCGACGAATTTCTCGACGACGAACGGTTCGGATTTTGTCCCGCCCATCCCGGGCGACCCCGGTGGCATCCCTGGGAGTGCGATTCCGTCGATCGCCGGCGACTCTTCGAGAAGCGTCGCGATGGCTGGTACAGGGACGTGTCCCTCCACGGCGTAGTCTCCGAGGAGAGTCGTATGGCAGCTTTCGACCTCCGCGGGTACACCGTGGTCACGCTTGATCGCGGCGATGTCTGCGGGCACCGTATCGGTGACGTCACCGGTGATGTTCTTACGGAGGTACGATGCGTACTGTTCACAGCAGCTACAACCGGGTGAATTGTACTGCTTGACGCCACTCACCGACAGTGGTGTCTCGCTGGCCCGATCGTCGGCTCTCACTGTGTCGTCCCCGCTTGGCGATCCCAGGCACCCGGCAACGCCGAGTGCTACGGCGCTACCACCCGCTGTGAGAAACTGCCGTCGAGTCTGTGTCGGTCTCATCGGTTTCGTGTAGCGGAGATGCAGTCTAATACGCACCGCTTGTCCTCACAATCTGGGAACAAGAATCCAAAGACGGCGTGGGGTTCGAACCTGCTTCTCCAAAGAGTGATCGACATAAACGGGCCGTGAGAGCGCGGTGATTTCGCGACCTCGTGTGGGTCGGTAGCCGGAGTTGTCGGCACGTCTCAGCGTGTGGGTCGCGTGACGGCCGACGGTACGTGCGCCCAAGTCCACCCACCCTGGGATGGGCTTGCCGTTGCCACTCTGCGCACGACGGTAGTAGAAACGGCCTGTTCTGACAGCTATCGGCTGCCCACCCTCAACAATCACGAGCGATACTGGCTACCTTCACAATTGGGATCGATTCCAATTATTTTATAGGGGTGTGTGACGAAGCACGAACGGAATGAAGCGACCTGACGGACGGCGACCGGCGACGGTCGGTCGGAGGGACCGTCCGCAGACTGACTCATCCAGTCATGGGGGCAAGCGATGTTCACGGGTATAATCGAAGATGTCGGCACCGTCGAGGCGATCGATCGACGGGCAGAAGCGTTAGTGGTGACGATTCACAGCGAGGAGATCGCACCCGAACTCGGCGACAGCGTGGCCGTTAACGGTCCGTGCCTGACCGTCGTCGAGGTCGACCGGGCGGCCCAGACGTTCACCGTCGAAGTGACACCCGAGACTTACCGGCGGACGACACTGGAGGGACTCGGCCCGGATAGCCCAGTCAATCTCGAATCAGCCTTGGCGCTGTCGGACGAACTTGGCGGCCACCTCGTGACGGGCCACGTCGACGGCACTGGCGTCGTAACGGATCTCCGCCGCGAAGAGAAAGCCCGGATCTATTCGATCCGGCCCCCAGCAGACGTACTGCCGTACCTGGCCCCGAAAGGGTCGGTCGCTATCGACGGCGTCAGTTTGACCGTCGTCGACGTCGATCGAACCTTTCGGGTCTCGATCACGGACTTCACCGAAGAAGAGACGCTCCTCCGGGAGACCAGCGTCGGCGATGCGGTCAACATCGAAGTCGACGTCATCGCCCGGTATCTCGAACGACTGGCCGGCAGCGGCGAGACCGGCTCTGGTGATCTCATGGAGAAATTAGCATCAATGGAGGGCAGACAGTGAGTATCGTCGATTCCGACCGCGATCGATCCCGCTACGACGACATCGATGACGTGATCGCCGCACTCGAAGCCGGCGAGATGGTCTTGATCGTCGACGAGGCGGGCCGGGAAAACGAGGGTGACCTCTATGTCCCGGCCGAGGCGGCCACCGCCGAACAGCTCAACTTCATGCTCACGGACGGACGCGGGCTGGTCTGTGCGCCGATGGCCCCGGAGCTGACTGCCGACCTCGGGCTCGAACAGATGGTGCCCCGCTCGCAGAACACCGAGGAGATGGGTACCGCCTTCACCGTCTCGGTCGATGCCGGCTCGACGGGCACTGGCATCTCGGCGTACGACCGCGCAGAGACGGTCCAGGCGCTGGCCGATCCCGAGAGCGACCCGTCCGACTTCGAGAAGCCGGGCCACGTGTTCCCCCTGGAAGCCCGAGCCGACGGCGTTCTCGACCGGGCCGGCCACACCGAAGCGGCGGTCGATTTAGCCCGGATCGCCGGCTATCGGCCTGCGGGCGTGATCTGTGAGGTCGTCGACGACGATGGCACGATGGCCCGCGAGGACCGTCTCCTCGCATTCGCCGAGGAACACGATCTGCCGATCGTGACTGTCGCGGACGTCGTCGAGTACCGCTACTTGAACGAGACGTTGGTTTCCCGCGAGGTCGAGACCCGACTCCCCACGGAGTTTGGCGAGTTCGATCTCTACGGCTACGAGTATCGTGGTGAAACCCACGTCGCCTTAGCCAACCTCGCGGATATCGATCCGGCGACTGACCGCCCACTCGTTCGCATCCACTCGAAGTGCCTGACGGGTGATGCGTTGCACTCGCTGAAGTGTGACTGTGGCTTCCAACTCGAGGAGACGATGGCCCGCATCAGCGAGGAGGGTGGCGTCTTGCTGTATCTCGACCAGGAGGGCCGGGGTATCGGCTTGCTGAACAAGCTCAAAGCCTACCAACTCCAGGAAGAGGGCTACGATACTGTCGAGGCCAACCGTGAACTCGGGTTCGAACCCGACGAACGGCGTTTCGATGCCGCTGCTCAGATGCTCCACGATATCGGCCTCGACCGGGTGCGTCTGTTGACGAACAACCCCCGAAAAATCACGGCCTTACAGCGGTTTGGCTTCGACGTCGAGACCGACTCGCTGGAGATCGAGCCCAATCCGGAAAACGAATCGTATCTCGCAACCAAGGCCGAAAAGCTCGGCCATCAACTCGACGTCTTCAACACCGACTAACCATGACAGACTACGACGTGACGGAACTGGAAGGCGAACTGGACGCGAGCGGCCGCGAATTCGGTATCGTGGTCAGCCGCTTCAACGACCTCATTACGGGCAAGCTGCTCGATGGCGCCCTGGATACGCTGACGCGTCACGGGGCCGACGAGGCCGCCATCGACGTGGCCCGTGTCCCGGGCTCGTGGGAAATCCCGTTGATGGCCAAGCAGATGGCCGAAAGCGGCGAGTACGACGCCGTGATAGCCCTGGGCGCGGTCATCCGCGGGGAGACGCCACACTTCGAATACGTCTCTAACGAAGCTACCAAGGGCGTCGCCAAGGCGACCCTGGACACAGACGTCCCGATCACGTTCGGCGTGCTCACGACGGACACGACCGAGCAGGCGATCGATCGGGCGGGCGTCAAGCAGGGCAACAAGGGCAGCGAGGCCGCCGAGAGTGCCATCGAGATGGCCGACTTGCTCGGCGAGTTCTGAGGCCGCGGGAACTTTGCGCGTGGCCGTCGTCCTCCCCCCATGACAGTCGTTCTCGCCGGCGTCGGGGCCGATCAGTCCAACGTCGGCCGTAATCTCCCGCTGTACGACGACGGCACGTTCGAGTACATTCCCATCCCCGAGAAGACGGACGCGACCGACGAGCGCGACACGGTCGGGGCCTGGGAACTGCGCGAGGGCGGTGTCGCCGCCGATCTCTTTTCGAAGATCAGACCTGCGCCCGGCCGCGACGAGTCCTGGATCACTGACCGCGACCGGATCGCCGACTGGCCGCTCCACCGGGACCCGAACTTCGAGGCGATGACCTACGGCGAGCACCGCGGTAGTGTCGACCGCAGACAGCGCTACGTCCCGCTACTGGAGGCCCTGGATCCGGGCGATATCGTCGGGTTCTACGCCGGGCTGGCACCTGCCGATGGTGGTGATCCACACCGCTACCTGATCGGCTATTTCACCGTCGAGTCGGTCGTCAGTACCGAGGGTCTCGACCGCGACGAACAGCGACGACTGCTCGCCGAACACGCCGAGAACGCTCACGCGAAACGGGCTGTGGACGGCGTTCTCTATCATGACCGACACGGTGCCGAGGGCAAATACGTCGTCATCGTCGCGGGTCGGGAACCCGGCGGACTGTTCGAACGCGATCCCATTCGTCTGAGCGAGAAGTACGTCAAACCGGGCAACGAACGGGCGGGCTACTATCTCATCGATCGGATCGCCGAGGAGTGGAATCTGGTCGATCCCGACGCCGATCCGGTGGCGCTGACACGAAAGCCGGCGTTGCGGTTCGATCTCGACGCCCAGCCGTTCCTCGACCGCGCCGGTATTCCCGGCCGGCGCTGAGTTCTTCGGTCTGTAACTCTATCTTTGCATCCGGCAGGCTTAAGAGTTAGACGTATCTAACTTCGGCCAACATGGATACGGCTGTCATGGAAGACTATCTCAAGACGATCTACGAGTGCGAACGCGAGGACGGGCCGCCGGTGGGAACCTCGGCAATCGCGGATGTACTCTCCGTGACGGCGCCGACGGCGACGCGAATGTTGGAGAAATTGGCCGAGGAGGACCTGATCGAGCGGGAGAAATACAGCGGCGTCGAGTTGACTGACCACGGGCGGGCGATCGCCATCGAGACGATCCGCCATCACCGGTTGCTGGAGGCCTATCTCGTCGAGCACCTCGATTACGAGTGGGAGGAAGTCCACGACGAGGCCGAGCGGCTCGAACACCACATCAGCGAGGATTTCGAGGAACGCATCGCCCAGGAACTCGACCACCCGCCGGTCGACCCACACGGCGAGCCGATCCCGAACGCGGATCTGGAGGCACCCGCCGAGACCGATGTCGACCCCCTTTCGGCCTGTCGGGAAGGCGACACTGTCGTCGTCGCGAGTGTCCGGGAACGCGACGCCGAGACTCTTCGCTATCTCGAAGCGGAGGGGATCGTGCCCGGCCGAGAATTGACGATCGCCGATATCACGCCCGTCGGGACCTATATCCTCGAATGTGCGTGTGACAGCCGCCAGCTTCCGGAATCGACGGCCGAGCGGATCTACGTGCGTTCGGCTGGCGCCGGCGAGGACGCTCTCGGCGAGGAGGTGCCGAGGCTGTGAGCGAGTACCTCGAAATTCTCGTCGTCGCCTTTGCCTTCCAGCTGTCGGTGCTGCCCGGCGAGAAGGTACAGCTCATCATCGCCGGATTGTCGACGCGGTATCACCCGCTCGTCGTCGTCTCGGCGGCCGGCAGTGCCTTTGCCGGCTGGACGGCATTAGAGATCCTCTTCGGGAACGCGATCAAGACTGCCCTCCCGGAACTGTACCTCGACGCGTTCACCGTTGGCCTGTTCCTGTTGTTTGCCGTCCTGTTGATCCGCTCGATGCCGGCACCGGACGCCGAGTCAGTCACGACCGATGGCGGGGTCACTGCGATGGGTGATCTCGACGTGTCGATCCTCGGCGTCAGCGTCCCGCCCCTCCTGGGCGGCTGGGTGCCGATCTTCGTCATGATGGCCGCCGGCGAGTTCGGCGATAAGACCCAGCTTATCACGATCGATCTGGCAGCCCAGTACGGTGCGACCTCGGCCATCTGGGTTGGCGAGATGCTGGCGATCATCCCCATCAGCCTGCTCAACGCCTACGTCTTCCATCGCTTTGCCCACTTGGTAAACCTCAGGAAAGCCCACCTCGCCGGCGCGGCGATTTTCGTGTTCTTCGCCGCCGATACCGTTCTCGCCGTCACGGTCGATGTCTCCGTTTGGGAGACGATCGTCGAGGGGGCCTCCAGTCTCGTCCTCGCGCTCGGCTGACTCCCCGAGTGCATTCTACGCGCGTGAGGATCGTCCGAAAGATTATCGGTCCGTTCGTGGTAGTTCGACGTGGCTCGCTGTGACAGCCGACTGGGGGGCTCATCATGACCAGCACTCGACAGACCAACGACGGCGTAACGCTTTCGGACCACTCGATCACGCGGACCGGCGGCAAGTACCTCTGTGGACTGTTTCGGTGTGCGCTGGCCGGTCGCGATCGCGTCGCTACTGGCACGCTCGCGACACGTCTCGACGTCAGTCGCGCAAGCGTTACCGAGATGATCGAGAAATTCGGTGCCGGCACGCTCGTCGATCACGAACACTACCGGGGCGCGACGCTGACGGCGGACGGTGAGGCTTTGGCACGCCATCTCCAGTGGCGTCGTTGCGTCACGCAACGCTTCTTCGAGGGCGAACTCGGCCTCGATATCGACGTCGACCGTGCCTATCACATCGGCTTCGAACTCCCTGTGGAAGGCCTCGACCGCCTGGCGTCGCTGGTCGACCACGGCTGTGACCGGCACTGCCAAGCGAGCGCGGCTTCCGAGTGCCCACAACTGACCATCTCTACTCAGTGAGCGATTCGCTGTCGCGTTCTGACTGGCGATCGAGCGGTCCCGTCAGTATCCACGTTGCCTGCTACTGCCCCTCTCACTGAAACCGCGTGAAAACACTCGATAAAATGTCTTCGAGCCTCAGAAGCAGTTATAAAATGACTGCCTCCGTGCCCTCGTGAGGATAAAACGGCCCGAAAGTACCCGAAGGCTCTGGCATCTATAAGGATATGCCGGTCGATGGGTTGGATAGACGGTGTCCCCAATGTCCGGTTCAACACCTCCACTCTCTGACCGCGGACCGCCTGCCGAGAGACAATCCGCCCGCTCGCGACGCTGGTTGCTCGAACCAGTCCGTGGCGTGGCGTTCTGGGCTGCGATTGCTCTCCCGTTCGTCCAGTTGCCCCTGCTTGTCTCCGGACTGCAACAGCCCTCGACCGCCGCGGCGTTTCTCGCCTTACTGGCCCTGAACGTGTTCACGCTGTACGTCGGCCACGCCTACCAGCGCGAGTAACTCCTGTTTTCGGTCGCCGCTATCGAGACCACTCGTCCGTGCCCGTCACGAGCCCAACAGGAAGGCTGATTACGATGCCCCTATAGACATGAGTCGATGGCTTCGACGTGGAAGCGTGATTTCGCCAGCGGCTTGATCGTCTTGGCTCCCTTGCTCGTGACGGTCGTCGTCCTGGTGTGGCTGTACAACCGCTTGAAGGCCGTCCCAATCCGGATCGATCCTGACCCGTTTTTCATCTTCGGTGCCGAGATCGATCTGAGTCCGGAGCCCCTGGGCGTGCTTTTGACGATCGTCGTGTTCGTTTTGCTGGTGTTTGCCGTTGGCTATCTGATGCGAACGGCCTTCGGCGCGATCGTCGAATCGGCGATCGACGATCTGATGAACCGACTGCCGGGGCTTCGCGTCGTCTACAACGCCTCGAAGATGGCAGCCGAGACTGCCTTGACTGGGACTGACGAGTTGCAGGCACCGGTGAAGCTCGAACCGTGGAACGGGATGCGAATGACCGCGTTTTTGACGGGGAAAACGACCGAAGACGGGCGTGAGGTACTGTTCTTACCGACGGCCCCGAACATCACGACTGGCTTCGTCATCGAGGTTGAACCCGAGCAGTATACGAAGACCGACGAGCGCGTCGAGGAAGCACTCACACGGATCCTCTCGGCTGGATTCGGCGAGAGTGACGAACAGGCGGCCCAGATCGACGTCGAAGAACTAGCCGAAAGCGACTCGTCTTGATCGGTGTTTTCGAGGCAGCGAGACCGCTTTAGACGTACGTGAACCACTCCTCGCGGTCGCCCGACTCGACCACATCGAAGAACGTCTGCTGGATATCGTCGGTGACTGGACCTTTGGTCCCGATTTCGACGTCGTCGACGCTCCGGATCGGCGTCACTTCTGCTGCGGTGCCAGAGAAGAACAGCTCGTCGGCTGTGTACAGCTCACCTCGCGAGATCGTCGCGTCGTCGTGGACTGTATAACCCTGCTCTTTGGCCAACTCGATCACCGTCCGGCGTGTAATGCCGTCGAGGTTCGATTCGGCGAGGCCGGGCGTGTAGATCTCGCCGTCCCGGACCAGAAACAGGTTCTCGCCCGGTCCTTCGGCGACCTGGCCGTCCTTGTTGAGCAGAATGGCCTCGGTGTAGTCGTTGCTGTCGGCTTCCAGACTCGCCAGCACGCTGTTGACGTACGTCCCCGTGGTCTTGGCGTTGGTCGGCATCTGGCTGGAGGCGTACTTTCGCCAGGACGAGACTGCCACGTCGACGCCTTCTTCGAGGGCGTCTTCACCCAGATACGTCCCCCACGGCCAGGCGGCGATCGACACCTTGACCGGCGCGTCGCCGGGATCCAGCCCGAGCATGTCGTAGCCGTAGAAAGCGATCGGGCGAATGTAACACGACGGGAGATCCTCGCGGTCGATCAACTCGATCGTGGCCTCGGTGAGTTCGTCCTTTTCGAACGGGATCTCCATGTCGTAGGGCTTTGCCGACTGATAGAGCCGATCGAGGTGCTCGTCCCACCGGAAGATTGCCGGCCCGTTCTCGGTGTCGTAACACCGGACCCCTTCGAAGACGCCGGTTCCGTAGTGCAGACCGTGCGTGAGGACGTGCACCTGGGCGTCTTCCCAGTCGACGAATTCCCCGTCCATCCAGATCGTCCCGACGTCCATGTCGTCGAAACTCATACGCCCCTCCTAGGACCCCTCCGTTAAGAGTCTTCACGCTTCGCTGGCGGCGGAACTACCTACTGCAATCTCTCGTTACCGCTCGTGGACGTGGACTGTCACCACGTCGTCGTCTTCGACGTCGAGAACGGTCCGGAGTTGGCCCGGGGCGATGATTTCCAGTTCGGCGTCGTCGTAGTGGGTGCGTTCGGGCGTGATGACGTGGGCGTTCTCGTAGGTTGCACTTTCGCTCTCTAGGGTGATCGGGTAACAGTACGCCGGCCCGTACGTCCGGTCCCCGTCTTCCCAGCCCTCGATCTCGACCGGATCCAGCGCGTTCATCCGCGCTCGGGCGCGCGCACTGCGGTCGTCGAGATCCAGATTGAACGTCCCTGGATAGGGTTCGTAGCCCAGTTTTTCGACGAACTGGTCGTGATAGCCCGATAGCGAGACGTAATGTCGACCCTCACCCATGCCACTGGAGACGCTACCCGACAGCGTTACGCCGATGCCGTGCTCGAAGATGCGTTGATACTCGGCGTACTCCTCTTGAAGGAGCCGTTCGCCGTCGTCGGTCACCCGGACCCACTGGCCGTCGCTGACGATCTCCCGGGCCAGCAGGCCCCCATCTTCGAGCCGCTGCAACCGGCGGGA
The sequence above is drawn from the Halorhabdus sp. CBA1104 genome and encodes:
- a CDS encoding DUF120 domain-containing protein, which gives rise to MVELPDEDIGYAELATLKLLALAGAVDGDAKISCAGLASKLDASNQTASRRLQRLEDGGLLAREIVSDGQWVRVTDDGERLLQEEYAEYQRIFEHGIGVTLSGSVSSGMGEGRHYVSLSGYHDQFVEKLGYEPYPGTFNLDLDDRSARARARMNALDPVEIEGWEDGDRTYGPAYCYPITLESESATYENAHVITPERTHYDDAELEIIAPGQLRTVLDVEDDDVVTVHVHER
- a CDS encoding branched-chain amino acid transaminase, which codes for MSFDDMDVGTIWMDGEFVDWEDAQVHVLTHGLHYGTGVFEGVRCYDTENGPAIFRWDEHLDRLYQSAKPYDMEIPFEKDELTEATIELIDREDLPSCYIRPIAFYGYDMLGLDPGDAPVKVSIAAWPWGTYLGEDALEEGVDVAVSSWRKYASSQMPTNAKTTGTYVNSVLASLEADSNDYTEAILLNKDGQVAEGPGENLFLVRDGEIYTPGLAESNLDGITRRTVIELAKEQGYTVHDDATISRGELYTADELFFSGTAAEVTPIRSVDDVEIGTKGPVTDDIQQTFFDVVESGDREEWFTYV